A genomic region of Aquipuribacter sp. SD81 contains the following coding sequences:
- the ssb gene encoding single-stranded DNA-binding protein, whose amino-acid sequence MLTETRVSLRGNVATAPTLRATPQGAAVSDFRLAVTERTFSREEQRYVDAGTSWYRVTAWRSLASNVAGCLAPGTPVLVEGRLRVRDYEWEGKDRTTAEVEADAVGVELTFGTATYLSNRRRREPAAPGDGADEGREEMVDGREEAGDDASVPGAGYGEDVGTVETGRAEHDDDAAYDDGDPGEEDGAPVDGRLVGAAHPF is encoded by the coding sequence ATGCTCACCGAGACCCGCGTCAGCCTGCGCGGCAACGTCGCGACCGCCCCCACCCTCCGCGCGACGCCCCAGGGCGCGGCGGTGTCCGACTTCCGTCTCGCGGTCACCGAGCGGACCTTCTCCCGCGAGGAGCAGCGCTACGTCGACGCCGGCACGAGCTGGTACCGCGTGACGGCCTGGCGCTCGCTCGCCTCCAACGTCGCCGGCTGCCTCGCGCCCGGAACGCCGGTGCTCGTGGAGGGCCGGCTGCGGGTGCGCGACTACGAGTGGGAGGGCAAGGACCGGACCACGGCCGAGGTCGAGGCCGACGCGGTGGGGGTCGAGCTCACCTTCGGCACGGCCACGTACCTGTCGAACCGGCGGCGGCGCGAGCCGGCCGCGCCGGGTGACGGGGCGGACGAGGGGCGTGAGGAGATGGTCGACGGGCGCGAGGAGGCCGGCGACGACGCGTCGGTCCCCGGTGCGGGGTACGGCGAGGACGTCGGGACGGTCGAGACGGGTCGTGCCGAGCACGACGACGACGCCGCGTACGACGACGGCGACCCCGGCGAGGAGGACGGCGCGCCGGTCGACGGCCGCCTGGTGGGGGCGGCGCACCCGTTCTGA
- a CDS encoding TMEM165/GDT1 family protein: MSAAVAAWLLAAGGAALATFLAEFGDKSQLLAAGLSARLGRRVVLLGVALGIVAVQLLAVAVGSIAGALLPARPIGIVSGVLFVLVGLWLWRETTGGHDDEGPEDGAAPGGLSGRLATATGRSAVLAVATTFAVGEMGDKTQIATVAIATQQDPVATFVGASLGVFAANAIAVEVGARLAAVLPERVVLRGSAVLFVVVGVVVAVLAARG; this comes from the coding sequence GTGAGCGCCGCCGTCGCGGCCTGGCTCCTCGCCGCCGGAGGCGCGGCCCTCGCCACCTTCCTCGCCGAGTTCGGGGACAAGTCCCAGCTGCTCGCGGCCGGCCTGTCCGCGCGGCTCGGCCGCAGGGTCGTGCTGCTCGGCGTCGCGCTCGGCATCGTCGCGGTCCAGCTGCTGGCGGTGGCCGTCGGCTCGATCGCGGGCGCGCTGCTGCCGGCCCGACCCATCGGCATCGTCTCCGGGGTGCTCTTCGTGCTCGTCGGGCTGTGGCTGTGGCGCGAGACCACCGGCGGGCACGACGACGAGGGACCCGAGGACGGGGCGGCCCCGGGCGGCCTGTCCGGCCGGCTCGCCACCGCCACCGGCCGCAGCGCGGTCCTGGCGGTCGCGACGACGTTCGCGGTCGGTGAGATGGGAGACAAGACCCAGATCGCCACCGTCGCGATCGCGACGCAGCAGGACCCGGTGGCGACCTTCGTCGGCGCCTCGCTCGGGGTCTTCGCGGCCAACGCCATCGCCGTCGAGGTGGGCGCGCGTCTCGCCGCGGTGCTGCCCGAGCGGGTCGTGCTCCGCGGCTCGGCGGTGCTCTTCGTCGTCGTCGGCGTCGTCGTCGCGGTGCTCGCCGCCCGGGGCTGA
- a CDS encoding RidA family protein — protein sequence MNGRRLVSSGGPWEESVGYSRAVRVGDRVWVAGTTAALADGVVGGDDPAAQAREAWRRVLAALEEAGAGPQHVVRTRTYLVAAADADRVGGVHGELFGGPTGSRPASTMVVVAALVRPDLLVEVEAEAVVHDT from the coding sequence GTGAACGGCCGACGGCTCGTCTCCTCCGGCGGCCCCTGGGAGGAGTCCGTCGGCTACTCGCGGGCCGTGCGCGTCGGTGACCGGGTGTGGGTCGCGGGCACGACCGCGGCCCTCGCCGACGGCGTCGTCGGCGGCGACGACCCCGCTGCGCAGGCGCGCGAGGCCTGGCGGCGCGTGCTCGCGGCGCTCGAGGAGGCAGGCGCCGGTCCGCAGCACGTCGTGCGCACCCGCACCTACCTCGTCGCCGCGGCCGACGCGGACCGGGTGGGCGGCGTCCACGGCGAGCTCTTCGGCGGCCCGACCGGTTCCCGCCCCGCGAGCACCATGGTCGTCGTCGCCGCCCTCGTCCGGCCGGACCTGCTCGTCGAGGTCGAGGCCGAGGCCGTGGTCCACGACACGTGA
- a CDS encoding NADH-quinone oxidoreductase subunit A translates to MDLVEGYLALTVVLACGLGVVGLAHLLHRRTAVARTPHGASPTQSGERPRQHALSRFHARWYLLSMIFLAFDVEMLFMYPWAVVVATEGWAAVVEMFVFLGVLMAGVVWARREGALRWS, encoded by the coding sequence GTGGATCTCGTGGAGGGCTACCTGGCGCTGACGGTCGTGCTGGCCTGCGGGCTGGGTGTCGTCGGCCTCGCCCACCTCCTGCACCGGCGGACCGCCGTCGCGCGGACGCCCCACGGCGCCTCCCCGACGCAGTCCGGCGAGCGGCCGAGGCAGCACGCGCTGTCCCGCTTCCACGCCCGCTGGTACCTGCTGTCCATGATCTTCCTCGCCTTCGACGTCGAGATGCTCTTCATGTACCCGTGGGCGGTCGTCGTCGCGACGGAGGGCTGGGCGGCGGTCGTCGAGATGTTCGTCTTCCTCGGGGTCCTCATGGCCGGTGTGGTGTGGGCGCGGCGCGAGGGGGCGCTGCGGTGGTCCTGA